In the genome of Eggerthella sp. YY7918, one region contains:
- a CDS encoding agmatine/peptidylarginine deiminase codes for MNETYRFPGEFEPQQAVFACWVPPEEPVAGYDAESVCVEIVKNLIDEVQLFINCPPYVSVDHVSTLLVKNGVEVQKIKFLQIDDPNLYNRDNGANIMIDGKGHMVCINQGFNMYALRESTNLECIAARRAGLHQAIEVGCTDFINSNICSEGGNKEFNGRGVLIAVESTECASRNPHYSKEEIEAEYKRIFNLKKIIWLPSPLLSDENLYQGPLDVVHGKTIFGSSCAGHTDEMCRFIGVNKVLLAEITEEEASASRSLQVSKERLDAAYEILRESTDADGNAFDIVRMPFPEPIEYTLRPTDSLYYIFRNELANGVFSDGTPWPDGVELTFLAAGGYCNFLICNGVVVGQKYWREGMSEKVKEKDIRAERILKKCFPDRRIVMINTTALNLCGGGVHCWTKNVARADIR; via the coding sequence ATGAATGAAACATATCGTTTTCCGGGAGAATTCGAACCTCAGCAAGCCGTATTTGCGTGTTGGGTTCCACCCGAAGAGCCGGTTGCAGGATACGATGCAGAGTCGGTATGCGTTGAAATAGTAAAGAATCTCATCGATGAAGTTCAGCTTTTCATTAATTGTCCTCCATATGTTAGCGTCGATCATGTTTCCACCCTTTTAGTGAAAAATGGTGTTGAAGTACAAAAAATCAAGTTTCTCCAGATTGATGACCCCAATCTGTACAACCGAGACAATGGTGCCAATATTATGATCGATGGCAAAGGCCATATGGTGTGCATCAATCAAGGCTTCAATATGTACGCGCTACGTGAGTCGACCAATTTGGAATGTATTGCAGCTCGCCGCGCTGGTTTACATCAGGCTATAGAAGTAGGGTGTACCGACTTTATCAATTCGAATATTTGTTCAGAAGGTGGTAACAAAGAATTCAATGGACGTGGTGTCCTTATTGCCGTGGAGTCTACAGAGTGCGCAAGTCGCAATCCGCACTACTCAAAAGAGGAAATTGAGGCCGAGTATAAGCGAATTTTCAATTTGAAGAAAATCATCTGGCTTCCGTCACCTTTGTTAAGCGACGAGAATTTATATCAAGGCCCACTCGATGTGGTTCATGGTAAGACGATCTTTGGATCAAGCTGCGCTGGACATACAGACGAAATGTGTCGCTTTATTGGAGTGAACAAGGTGCTGCTTGCTGAAATTACCGAAGAAGAGGCATCAGCAAGCCGCTCTTTACAGGTATCAAAAGAACGATTGGATGCTGCTTATGAGATTCTGCGCGAATCGACGGACGCAGACGGGAACGCCTTTGATATTGTTCGCATGCCTTTTCCTGAACCTATAGAATACACTCTCCGACCGACAGATTCTTTGTACTATATCTTTCGAAACGAACTTGCCAATGGAGTTTTTTCTGATGGAACCCCTTGGCCAGATGGAGTCGAACTTACATTTCTTGCCGCAGGTGGATACTGCAATTTTCTCATATGCAATGGTGTCGTTGTTGGCCAAAAATATTGGCGAGAAGGTATGAGCGAAAAGGTTAAAGAAAAGGACATTCGCGCTGAACGCATATTGAAAAAATGCTTTCCCGACCGCCGAATAGTGATGATTAATACTACTGCACTAAATTTGTGCGGTGGGGGCGTGCATTGTTGGACGAAGAATGTTGCTCGTGCTGATATCAGGTAA
- a CDS encoding MFS transporter, which yields MKQTAASVKKLHYAWIVMIGCGIMLVGTQGLFAILAGNFFVPVTDDLGFSISSLAAYMTFLSIALALTLFLVGNILSKVNTRILLPGMAAAEILAFGLMSVYTEPWMWYVSGIVIGIGMAFTSSVTLSTILTNWFNKKSGMAIGCAWGISSVVLACLSPVVPIVIEMIGWRGAYVAMAIIAACFALPSTVFLIRFKPADMGLEPYGYDPNESDKESASNENGSGVAARNVLRSSSFVLVIMAGGIFTLTTFLNGLLPTYANSVGLSATVGSLMISAAMIADVVLNPLVGFTCDKVGAIKAVFVWTLVSMASYVMLECTAQSAGLSILAAAVNDVPYALLGVGMASIVREMYGAKDFGKIFAFIIGISSLIGCFGTWLLSTIFEISGGFTAVFVYCIASDIVFLILLIFARRSSKKLPVETA from the coding sequence TTTGTACCAGTAACCGATGATCTCGGTTTTAGTATTTCAAGTCTTGCAGCATATATGACGTTTTTGTCCATCGCCTTAGCACTTACTCTTTTTTTGGTTGGAAATATTCTTTCCAAAGTGAATACTCGTATTCTTTTGCCCGGAATGGCCGCAGCTGAAATTCTAGCATTTGGTCTTATGTCTGTTTATACCGAGCCGTGGATGTGGTACGTATCAGGGATCGTTATTGGCATCGGTATGGCCTTTACTTCGTCGGTTACTCTTTCAACGATTCTTACGAATTGGTTTAATAAGAAAAGCGGAATGGCTATTGGTTGTGCCTGGGGTATTTCGTCAGTTGTTCTCGCCTGTCTAAGCCCCGTTGTCCCAATTGTTATTGAGATGATCGGTTGGCGAGGAGCTTATGTGGCCATGGCGATTATAGCTGCTTGCTTTGCCCTTCCGTCGACAGTCTTTCTTATCCGTTTTAAACCTGCTGATATGGGCTTAGAGCCTTATGGGTATGATCCAAACGAAAGCGACAAAGAAAGTGCTTCAAATGAAAACGGTTCTGGCGTTGCTGCCCGAAATGTACTTCGCTCATCGTCGTTTGTTCTCGTTATTATGGCTGGAGGTATATTCACCCTCACAACGTTCTTAAATGGATTACTACCTACCTACGCTAATAGCGTTGGCCTAAGTGCAACAGTAGGTTCTTTAATGATTTCTGCCGCCATGATTGCCGATGTCGTTTTGAATCCTCTTGTTGGATTTACGTGCGATAAAGTTGGGGCAATTAAAGCTGTATTTGTATGGACACTTGTCAGTATGGCCTCATATGTAATGTTGGAATGTACCGCCCAGAGTGCTGGTCTATCCATCCTTGCCGCCGCCGTTAACGACGTGCCCTATGCTCTTCTTGGCGTTGGTATGGCGTCTATTGTTAGGGAGATGTATGGGGCAAAAGACTTCGGAAAGATATTTGCATTTATTATAGGAATTTCAAGCTTGATCGGATGCTTTGGAACATGGTTGTTAAGCACTATTTTTGAAATTTCTGGAGGGTTCACGGCAGTATTTGTCTACTGTATTGCTTCCGACATAGTCTTTTTAATTCTTCTTATATTTGCTCGTCGGTCAAGTAAAAAACTCCCTGTCGAGACCGCTTGA